Proteins encoded in a region of the Diospyros lotus cultivar Yz01 chromosome 9, ASM1463336v1, whole genome shotgun sequence genome:
- the LOC127809713 gene encoding BTB/POZ domain-containing protein SR1IP1-like — translation MSTKKELLSTAMERTSEWIFSQEIPSDFTVHAGGTSFALHKFPLISKCGHIRKLVSETCDADLSTIELPEVPGGADAFEFAAKFCYGINFEMTTENIAMLRCVAEYLQMTEDYAVGNLVGRTEAYLNEVALKSLPGAISILHNSESLLPTAEEVKLVSRCIDTIAYLACKDSQFCSSSRGETGIGFVNSVSVVSKPVVDWWAEDLTLLRINIFQRVLVAMMARGFKQQALGPILMLYAQKSLQGLELFGKGRKKIDPRQEHEKRMVLETIVSLLPREKNTVSVSFLSMLLRSAVYLQTIVACRLDLEKRMGLQLGQAALDDLLIPSFSFTGDTLFDVDTVRRVLANFVESEMEMNNLGYSADEDFASPSPGNVERVGKLMENYLAEIASDRNLSVLKFTSLAELIPVQSRVTDDGMYRAIDIYLKAHPALSDMERKKVCSVMNCQKLSREACAHAAKNDRLPVQIVVQVLYHEQQRLREVVSGSLTGAESPAHPPKGDVYPTDIHPVPDELSRLKKENQELKFELIKMRTRLQEIDKPTDKLGLNSPSGSTGSSADKPRLSRKSFISSVSKKLGRLYPFLRADGATATPTKGRKKDSRDRRHSIS, via the exons ATGTCTACCAAGAAGGAGCTTCTTTCTACTGCCATGGAGAGGACTAGTGAATG GATATTCTCCCAGGAGATTCCAAGTGATTTTACAGTTCATGCTGGCGGAACTTCCTTTGCATTGCACAAG TTTCCATTAATTTCAAAGTGTGGACACATAAGGAAATTGGTATCAGAAACCTGCGATGCTGATCTCTCTACAATTGAACTCCCTGAAGTGCCTGGTGGAGCAGATGCATTTGAGTTTGCAGCAAAATTTTGTTATGGTATTAATTTTGAGATGACCACAGAAAATATTGCCATGCTTCGGTGTGTGGCTGAATATCTACAGATGACAGAGGACTATGCAGTTGGAAACCTTGTTGGAAGAACCGAAGCCTACTTGAATGAAGTAGCATTGAAAAGCCTTCCAGGAGCAATTTCCATTTTGCATAATTCGGAAAGCCTCCTTCCAACAGCAGAGGAAGTTAAATTAGTGAGTCGATGCATTGATACGATAGCATACCTAGCCTGCAAGGATAGCCAATTTTGCTCATCAAGTCGGGGAGAAACTGGAATTGGATTTGTTAATTCTGTTTcagttgtttcgaaacctgtagTTGATTGGTGGGCCGAAGATTTAACTCTTCTCAGAATCAATATCTTCCAGCGTGTTCTAGTTGCAATGATGGCAAGAGGGTTTAAACAGCAGGCACTAGGCCCAATACTGATGCTGTATGCGCAGAAATCTCTGCAGGGATTG GAACTATTTGGcaaagggaggaagaagattgATCCTAGACAAGAACATGAGAAGAGGATGGTTTTAGAAACAATAGTTAGTCTTCTGCCAAGGGAGAAGAATACTGTTTCAGTTAGCTTCCTTTCAATGCTGCTACGGTCTGCAGTATATCTCCAGACAATAGTTGCTTGCCGGCTTGACTTGGAGAAGAGAATGGGCTTGCAACTTGGACAGGCTGCTCTTGATGATCTGCTGatcccttcattttctttcactgGTGACACATTATTTGACGTGGACACTGTGCGGAGGGTCCTGGCTAATTTCGTTGAATCAGAAATGGAGATGAACAATTTAGGCTACAGTGCAGATGAAGATTTTGCTTCTCCTTCCCCAGGTAACGTGGAAAGGGTTGGAAAGCTAATGGAAAACTACCTTGCTGAGATAGCATCTGACCGGAACTTATCTGTGTTAAAGTTCACTAGTCTTGCCGAACTGATACCAGTACAATCAAGGGTCACAGATGATGGGATGTACAGAGCCATAGATATTTACTTGAAG GCTCATCCTGCTTTGAGTGACATGGAGAGGAAGAAAGTTTGCAGCGTGATGAACTGTCAGAAGCTATCTCGCGAGGCCTGCGCGCATGCTGCTAAGAACGACAGGCTTCCTGTCCAAATTGTCGTTCAAGTGCTTTACCACGAGCAACAAAGGCTCCGTGAAGTGGTGAGTGGCAGCCTCACGGGGGCTGAATCCCCTGCTCATCCTCCCAAAGGGGATGTTTACCCCACCGACATCCACCCAGTTCCCGATGAACTCTCGAggttgaagaaagaaaatcaggAACTCAAATTTGAGCTGATAAAGATGAGAACTAGATTGCAAGAGATTGATAAACCAACTGATAAATTAGGTTTGAACAGTCCATCAGGAAGCACCGGGTCATCTGCTGATAAGCCTCGCCTTTCCCGAAAATCGTTCATCAGCTCGGTGTCCAAAAAACTGGGCCGGCTCTACCCGTTTCTCCGAGCTGATGGAGCCACAGCCACTCCTACCAAAGGGCGAAAGAAAGATAGCAGAGATAGGcgccattccatatcttga